The Lolium rigidum isolate FL_2022 chromosome 1, APGP_CSIRO_Lrig_0.1, whole genome shotgun sequence region GAAAAGATGCTTAGGTCTCAAGGTGGGGATGATACGGTCACCCTCTCCTTTGCGGGCCTCCTTGTTCCTGTTCTTGGTAGAGTCCCTTGATTTCTTGATGGCCTTCTTCTTTTGATCCGAGTCCCTGAGCCCTTCACCTGGTACGACCTCAGTCATTGGTCGTGATTGGGACCTGGACCTAGACCTAGTTCGTAGTTTCTTGTCGGAGTGCTGCCCATCCACCTCCATATCGTCACCCTCAGCTCTGCTCAGTGACCTCTCACGCTTACGGCCTCTTGACTGGCTGCGGATCCGTTTCACTGCCGCAGTAGGATCAACGCCCATGGATGCAAGTTGCCTGCCCAGTCTCTTGGTTGTGAATTTCCTATCTTTGTCATGCTTCCTAGGAACAATAGGACGGCTCTCTGCAGTGCTCTTCTTCAtcctgtgctcttggatgagcatTGCCTTCTTCTTCCTAATTTTACCCAATATTTCACGCTGTTCTTCAGTTAGTTCATCATGGCCATCAATCATGAAAGCATCTTGAGCAGCTTCTTCTTCAAGACGAAGACCCTCCTCCCTTTCCAACTCTTCACACCTTTCCAGGATATCTGGATCCAGGAAATCAGCAACATTATGCCCATTCAGTATCTCAGGGAGAATGTCCTCCTTCCATTCATCATTGGCCAATAGGTAATGCTTCTTGAGACTGGCAGAATAGACACCAGCACCTCCATTCTCGTTCTCAAGGTCCCTCTCAAGTTTCTTCTTTTCCTTTGCAGCAGCAATTGCTTGAGCTTCAACAACAGCCTGAGGGATGCAAGTAGGCCTATCCCTATTGTCACGAGGCTTGGGCATAGCAACATGAAACCTATTCAAGCAGTCATTGATCTTCTTTGATTTCATCTTGATCTCCACCCTCTGTTCAAGAAGCCGCTCACACGCAGCATTTTTGACAGCCATCACACCCTCATCTGTCAAAGCACTCATTGTTAACAGAACACCCTCTTCATTAGGATCTCCAGATTGAGGTAAAGTCTTCATAGCTTCTGACTTCATCTCCATTACCAGCTTCATGTCCTCCTCAGAAAGCCCTTCAAGGGGCTGCAAGTCAGTCTTGTTGCAAACAATGACTAGAGGCTTATTCATGAACAGAGATTTTATACTGTGGAAGAGTGCAGCTTGCTGAGCAATAGTGTACCCACAAGAACCAGAGATGTCCAAGAAGAAAAGCACAGCAGCCCTCAAGTGTGCAAGAGCAGTGATACTGCACATTTCTATGATATTTCTGTCCTCAAAAGGCCGATCAAGGATTCCTGGGGTGTCAATCACTTGGTACCGAAGATACTTGTAATCTGCGTGGCCAACAAACAGAGACTTCGTTGTAAAAGCATAAGGCTGCACATCCACATCAGCCCTTGTGACCTTGTTCATGAAAGAGCTCTTCCCAACATTTGGATAGCC contains the following coding sequences:
- the LOC124685191 gene encoding nucleolar GTP-binding protein 1-like, whose protein sequence is MVQYNFKKITVVPPGKDFIDIILSRTQRQTPTVVHKGYAINRIRQFYMRKVRYTQQNFYEKLSTIIDEFPRLDDIHPFYGDLLHVLYNKDHYKLALGQINTARNIIAKISKDYLRLLKYGDTLYRCKCLKVAALGRMCTVLKRITPSLAYLEQIRQHMARLPSIDPNTRTILICGYPNVGKSSFMNKVTRADVDVQPYAFTTKSLFVGHADYKYLRYQVIDTPGILDRPFEDRNIIEMCSITALAHLRAAVLFFLDISGSCGYTIAQQAALFHSIKSLFMNKPLVIVCNKTDLQPLEGLSEEDMKLVMEMKSEAMKTLPQSGDPNEEGVLLTMSALTDEGVMAVKNAACERLLEQRVEIKMKSKKINDCLNRFHVAMPKPRDNRDRPTCIPQAVVEAQAIAAAKEKKKLERDLENENGGAGVYSASLKKHYLLANDEWKEDILPEILNGHNVADFLDPDILERCEELEREEGLRLEEEAAQDAFMIDGHDELTEEQREILGKIRKKKAMLIQEHRMKKSTAESRPIVPRKHDKDRKFTTKRLGRQLASMGVDPTAAVKRIRSQSRGRKRERSLSRAEGDDMEVDGQHSDKKLRTRSRSRSQSRPMTEVVPGEGLRDSDQKKKAIKKSRDSTKNRNKEARKGEGDRIIPTLRPKHLFSGKRGVGKTSRR